The Buchnera aphidicola (Formosaphis micheliae) nucleotide sequence CATTATCCTTCTTTCTAATTGAGAAGTAATATTATCAGCTATTAATTTTGCATCTAACTCTGGTTTTCTCACTTCTGCAATATTTATCTGAACTGACACACCTGTAATTTCTGAAATTGCAATTCGTAACTTTTCTACATCTTCACCTTTCTTGCCTATAACAATACCAGGACGAGCTGTATAAATTGTTATACGTACATTTTTAGTAGGTCGTTCAATAACAATACGTGATACAGACGCTTTTATTAATTCTTTTTTTAAAAATTGTCGAATTTTAAAATCACTGTCTAAATTATTAGCAAAATTTTTACTATTTGAAAACCATACAGAATTCCATGATTTTACGATACCTAAACGCATACCATTAGGATGTACTTTTTGACCCATTACTTATTTATCCCCATAATATTAACAATCCGACATAACTACAGTAATATGACTGGTACGTTTTAAAATTCTATCGGCACGACCTTTAGCACGTGGCATCATGCGTTTTATAGTTGGACCGTCGTTAACAAAAATTTTTTTTATTATTAAGTCATCAATATCGAGCCCATTATTATGTTCAGCATTTGCTATTGCCGATTCTACAACTTTTTTCACTAAAACAGCTGATTTTTTATTCAAATATATTAATTTTTCTAAAGCAATTTGTACTTTTTTTCCTCGAATTAAATCCACAACTAAACGTATTTTTTGAGCAGAAGAACGTGCTTGACAATACTTAGCTATAATTTCCATTTATTCCTCTTATTTTATAAATTAACGTTTTTTAATCTTTCTATCAGCAATGTGTCCTTTATAAGTACGTGTTACTGCAAATTCTCCTAACTTATGACCTACCATATCCTCAGTAATAAAAACGGGAATATGATGCCGTCCATTATGTATTGCTATAGTAAAACCTATCATACTTGGAAAAATAGTAGAACGACGAGACCAAGTACGTAAAGGTTTTTTATCATTTGTTCTAATAGCTTTCTCTATTTTTTTAAATAAACTCAAATCAATAAAAGGACCTTTTTTAAGAGAACGTGGCATAGTTTATCCTTAAATATTACTTCTTATTATGACTATGTAAAATAAATCGATCAGTGCGTTTATTTCTTCTTGTTTTTTTACCTTTAGTTTGTATTCCCCATGGAGTTACTGGATGTTTCCCAAAATTTCTACCTTCACCACCTCCATGCGGATGATCTACAGGATTCATAGCCGTTCCCCTTACAGTGGGTCTAATACCTCTCCAACGAGATACTCCGGCTTTTCCAAATCTCATAAGCATATGTTCTTCATTTCCAACTATACCAATAGTTGCTTTACAATTCCCTAAAATTTTTCTAATTTCTCCAGATCTTAATCTTATAGAAACATATAATCCTTCACTAGCTACTATTTGTACATAACTACCTGCTGAACGAGCGATTTGACCTCCTTTTCCTGGTTTTATTTCTACATTATGAACTGTTGTACCTATTGGTATACATTTTAATGGTAAAGAATTACCTATTTTAATTGATGCACCTATACCAGAAAAAATTAAGTCACCTACAG carries:
- the rpsS gene encoding 30S ribosomal protein S19 gives rise to the protein MPRSLKKGPFIDLSLFKKIEKAIRTNDKKPLRTWSRRSTIFPSMIGFTIAIHNGRHHIPVFITEDMVGHKLGEFAVTRTYKGHIADRKIKKR
- the rpsC gene encoding 30S ribosomal protein S3: MGQKVHPNGMRLGIVKSWNSVWFSNSKNFANNLDSDFKIRQFLKKELIKASVSRIVIERPTKNVRITIYTARPGIVIGKKGEDVEKLRIAISEITGVSVQINIAEVRKPELDAKLIADNITSQLERRIMFRRAMKRAVQNAMKNGAKGIKVEMSGRLGGAEIARKEWYREGRVPLHTLRADIEYNTSEAYTTYGIIGVKVWVFKGEILGGVSIENKNLDKPFSHIKKNYRKHRK
- the rplV gene encoding 50S ribosomal protein L22, encoding MEIIAKYCQARSSAQKIRLVVDLIRGKKVQIALEKLIYLNKKSAVLVKKVVESAIANAEHNNGLDIDDLIIKKIFVNDGPTIKRMMPRAKGRADRILKRTSHITVVMSDC
- the rplB gene encoding 50S ribosomal protein L2, yielding MTIIKCKPTSPGRRHMIKLVNKDLFKGKSYSLLTKKKTKTGGRNNDGRITTRHIGGGCKQAYRIIDFKRSKDGIPAKIERIEYDPNRSANIALVLYKDGKRNYILSPKGLSVGDLIFSGIGASIKIGNSLPLKCIPIGTTVHNVEIKPGKGGQIARSAGSYVQIVASEGLYVSIRLRSGEIRKILGNCKATIGIVGNEEHMLMRFGKAGVSRWRGIRPTVRGTAMNPVDHPHGGGEGRNFGKHPVTPWGIQTKGKKTRRNKRTDRFILHSHNKK